The following are from one region of the Mesorhizobium sp. B4-1-4 genome:
- a CDS encoding DMT family transporter, whose product MDKAVSGWVSGFIGVLIFSGSLPATRVAVMDFDPIFLTSSRAAIAGLLGLALLLLFREKRPERGDLLSLAIVALGVVVGFPLLTALALKHVTSAHSIIFVGLLPLATAIFGVLRGGDRPHPAFWLFSCLGSALVAGFALVQGVTASPVGDSLMLAAIIVCGLGYAEGAALSRRLGGWQVICWALALSLPIMLLLTFVTLPPSFAGVGSNAWIGLAYVSLFSMLIGFVFWYRGLAQGGIAAVGQLQLLQPFFGLALAATLLHEKVSPLMIVVTLGVVACVFGAKKFAR is encoded by the coding sequence ATGGACAAGGCTGTGAGCGGCTGGGTGAGCGGTTTCATCGGCGTGTTGATCTTCAGCGGATCCTTGCCGGCGACACGCGTGGCGGTGATGGATTTCGATCCGATCTTCCTGACCTCGTCTCGTGCCGCCATAGCCGGCCTGCTCGGTCTGGCGCTTCTGCTCTTGTTTCGCGAGAAGCGACCCGAGCGGGGCGACTTGCTGTCCCTGGCGATCGTCGCGCTCGGTGTGGTCGTCGGTTTTCCCCTCTTGACCGCGCTGGCGCTGAAGCACGTCACCTCCGCGCATTCCATCATCTTCGTCGGCCTGCTGCCGTTAGCGACCGCGATCTTCGGTGTGTTGCGCGGCGGCGACCGTCCCCACCCGGCCTTCTGGCTGTTTTCATGTCTGGGCAGCGCGCTGGTCGCGGGTTTCGCCCTGGTGCAGGGTGTGACCGCTTCACCGGTCGGCGACAGTTTGATGCTGGCCGCCATCATCGTCTGCGGGCTGGGCTATGCCGAAGGGGCCGCACTTTCGCGCCGGCTTGGCGGCTGGCAGGTGATCTGCTGGGCGTTGGCGCTGTCACTGCCGATCATGCTGCTGCTGACCTTTGTGACCCTGCCGCCATCCTTCGCCGGTGTCGGCTCTAACGCCTGGATTGGTCTCGCCTATGTCTCGCTGTTCAGTATGCTGATCGGCTTCGTGTTCTGGTATCGCGGCCTGGCGCAAGGCGGCATCGCGGCGGTCGGCCAGTTGCAGCTGCTGCAGCCTTTCTTCGGCCTTGCGCTGGCGGCGACCCTGCTGCACGAGAAGGTCAGCCCGCTGATGATCGTCGTCACGCTCGGCGTCGTGGCGTGTGTGTTCGGGGCGAAGAAATTTGCGCGGTAG
- a CDS encoding PLP-dependent aminotransferase family protein gives MDEQTTRLDGGATLVESVMATIRQRIAARSLTPGARLPSIRAFAKSMQVSKSTVVEAYERLAAEGAIRSRPGSGFYAAGSLAPLSLAEIGPRLDRAVDPLWVSRQSLDASGEALKPGCGWLPASWMPQAGLRRALRAVARAEDIALADYGTPLGLPPLRQLLARRMAGYGIEASPEQIMLTESGTQAIDLLCRFLIEPGDTVLVDDPCYFNFHALLRAHRAKVVSVPYTPSGPHIELFAQALAEHRPRLYITNSAIHNPTGAILSPVTAHRLLKLADQSDLTIVEDDIFADFEHTPAPRLAAFDGLSRVVHIGSFSKTLSASIRCGFIAAPRDWIEGLTDLKIATTFGGGRLAAELVLTLLKDGSYRKHMDLLRAKLARAMVETGARLKAIGITPWIDQPAGLFLWCGLPDGVDAAEVARRALADNVVLAPGNAFSLSQTASRFVRFNVAQCGDERIFKVLETAMAH, from the coding sequence ATGGACGAGCAGACCACAAGACTCGATGGCGGCGCGACGCTGGTCGAAAGCGTCATGGCGACCATCCGTCAGCGGATCGCCGCGCGCAGTCTGACACCGGGAGCCAGACTGCCCTCGATCCGGGCCTTCGCAAAGTCCATGCAGGTGTCAAAGTCCACCGTCGTCGAAGCCTATGAGCGGCTCGCCGCCGAGGGCGCGATCCGCTCCCGGCCGGGCTCCGGCTTCTACGCCGCCGGATCGCTGGCGCCGCTGTCGCTGGCCGAGATCGGCCCTCGGCTCGACCGCGCCGTCGATCCGCTCTGGGTCTCGCGCCAGTCGCTGGATGCCAGCGGCGAGGCCCTGAAACCCGGCTGCGGCTGGCTGCCAGCCTCCTGGATGCCCCAGGCCGGGTTGCGCCGCGCCCTGCGCGCGGTGGCGCGTGCCGAAGATATCGCGCTTGCCGATTACGGAACGCCGCTTGGCCTGCCGCCGCTGCGGCAGCTGCTGGCGCGCCGCATGGCCGGGTATGGCATCGAAGCCTCCCCCGAACAGATCATGCTGACGGAATCGGGCACGCAGGCCATCGATCTCCTGTGCCGGTTCCTGATCGAACCTGGCGACACGGTGCTGGTCGACGACCCCTGCTATTTCAATTTCCACGCCTTGCTGCGCGCCCATCGCGCCAAGGTCGTCAGCGTTCCCTATACGCCGTCAGGACCGCATATCGAGCTGTTTGCGCAGGCGTTGGCCGAACACCGGCCGCGCCTCTACATCACCAACTCCGCCATCCACAATCCGACCGGTGCGATCCTGTCGCCAGTCACCGCGCATCGTTTGCTCAAGCTCGCCGACCAGTCGGACCTGACCATCGTCGAGGACGACATTTTCGCCGATTTCGAACACACCCCTGCCCCGAGGCTGGCGGCGTTCGATGGTCTCAGCCGCGTCGTCCACATCGGCAGTTTCTCCAAGACGCTGTCGGCGTCGATCCGCTGCGGTTTCATCGCCGCGCCCCGCGACTGGATCGAGGGCCTGACCGACCTCAAGATCGCCACGACCTTCGGCGGCGGACGGCTGGCGGCCGAACTGGTGCTGACGCTGCTGAAGGATGGCAGCTATCGCAAGCATATGGATTTGCTGCGCGCGAAGCTTGCGCGCGCCATGGTCGAGACCGGCGCCCGGCTGAAGGCAATCGGCATCACGCCCTGGATCGACCAGCCGGCCGGCCTGTTCCTGTGGTGCGGCCTGCCCGATGGCGTTGACGCGGCCGAAGTCGCACGCCGCGCCCTGGCCGACAATGTCGTGCTGGCGCCAGGCAATGCGTTCAGCCTGTCGCAGACAGCGAGCCGTTTCGTGCGCTTCAACGTCGCCCAGTGCGGAGACGAGCGGATTTTCAAAGTGCTTGAAACAGCGATGGCGCACTGA
- a CDS encoding LysR family transcriptional regulator — protein MASPDLNLLFALDALLAEGSVARAARRLRLSPSAMSRTLARLRAATGDPLLVRAGRGLVATPRAEELRHQVGRAVQDAEVLLRPAERLDLPRLDRVFTLRTNEGFVEEFGARLVARVEADAPGVRLRFAAKSDKDAMSLRDAAIDLEIGVAGETGPEVRIQALFRDRFIGAVRADHPLSEGTVTPERYAAGRHISVSRRGREKGPIDEALGTLGLQRTVVCMVSGFSAALALARASDLIASVPERHTAGARVGMHSFALPVATVEVTISMLWHPRLDADPAQRWLRECVREVCAGR, from the coding sequence ATGGCGTCACCCGATCTCAATCTGCTCTTCGCACTCGACGCCTTGCTGGCGGAAGGCAGCGTGGCGCGGGCCGCGCGCCGTCTGCGGCTCAGTCCCTCGGCGATGAGCCGGACGCTGGCGCGGTTGCGGGCGGCAACGGGCGATCCGCTTCTGGTCCGAGCCGGGCGCGGCCTGGTGGCGACGCCGCGCGCGGAGGAATTGCGGCACCAGGTCGGCCGGGCCGTCCAGGACGCGGAGGTGCTGCTGCGTCCCGCCGAGCGGCTTGATCTCCCGCGCCTGGACAGGGTCTTCACGCTGCGTACCAATGAGGGTTTCGTCGAGGAGTTCGGGGCCCGCCTTGTCGCCCGCGTCGAAGCCGATGCGCCTGGGGTGCGGCTGCGTTTCGCTGCGAAGTCCGACAAGGATGCGATGTCGCTGCGCGACGCGGCGATCGACCTGGAAATCGGTGTCGCCGGCGAAACCGGACCGGAAGTGCGTATCCAGGCGCTGTTTCGCGACCGCTTCATCGGTGCCGTGCGAGCAGACCATCCCCTGAGCGAGGGCACGGTGACGCCCGAGCGCTACGCGGCGGGCCGGCACATCAGCGTTTCCCGGCGTGGCCGCGAGAAGGGGCCGATCGACGAAGCCTTGGGCACGCTTGGCCTGCAGCGGACGGTCGTGTGCATGGTCTCGGGTTTCTCGGCGGCACTCGCCCTGGCACGCGCCTCGGACCTGATTGCCAGCGTGCCCGAACGGCACACTGCCGGCGCGCGCGTCGGGATGCACAGCTTTGCGCTGCCGGTCGCCACCGTGGAAGTCACCATTTCCATGCTTTGGCACCCGCGCCTGGATGCCGATCCGGCGCAACGCTGGTTGCGTGAGTGCGTGCGGGAGGTCTGCGCCGGCCGCTGA
- a CDS encoding MFS transporter: MAVAKQNRERPISTSQKSARWALASLSLATLLSSLGTSIASVGLPSLMQAFAASFQAVQWVVLAYLLAITTLIVSAGRLADMFGRRPLLLGGIALFTSASVLCGLAPTLWLLIAARAMQGLGAALMMALTLAFVTETVSKDRTGSAMGLLGAMSAIGTTLGPSLGGLLIAGLGWRAIFLVNVPLGLLTFALAWRALPAGNKAAQQGKFDATGTVLLGLTLAAYAMAMTLGRGNFGVLNVGLLAVTALGIVLFAVAQRSVKNPLVQLAGFRDLRLSASLAMGFIVATVMMATLVVGPFYLSRGLGLDAATVGVVLSTGPLVSTLSALLAGRLSDRLGAHRMMVAGLISLATGTALLSLAMTTLGIASYVGPITVTCFGYALFQTSNNAAVMSGVGAGERGVISGLLNLSRNLGLITGASLMGAIFAVASAGARHGTGQDVVNSASAARGMQVTFETATALALAALLLALLSLRISGRPQPGIA; this comes from the coding sequence ATGGCAGTCGCGAAGCAAAATCGGGAGAGGCCGATATCAACTTCACAAAAATCCGCCCGCTGGGCACTGGCAAGCCTGTCGCTCGCCACGCTGCTGTCGTCGTTGGGAACCAGCATTGCCAGCGTCGGGCTGCCCTCGCTGATGCAGGCGTTCGCCGCGTCCTTCCAGGCCGTGCAATGGGTGGTTCTGGCCTATCTGCTTGCCATCACCACGCTGATCGTCAGCGCCGGGCGGCTGGCCGACATGTTCGGGCGCCGACCGCTGCTGCTTGGCGGTATCGCGCTATTCACATCGGCATCGGTGCTCTGCGGGCTCGCGCCGACGCTCTGGCTACTGATCGCGGCTCGTGCCATGCAGGGACTTGGCGCGGCGCTGATGATGGCGCTGACGTTGGCGTTCGTCACGGAGACCGTGAGCAAGGACCGGACCGGTAGTGCCATGGGCCTGCTGGGCGCCATGTCCGCCATCGGCACGACACTTGGCCCCTCGCTCGGCGGCTTGCTGATCGCCGGCCTCGGCTGGCGGGCGATCTTCCTGGTCAATGTCCCGCTGGGCCTGCTGACCTTCGCCCTCGCCTGGCGCGCGCTGCCTGCCGGCAACAAGGCAGCCCAACAAGGCAAGTTCGACGCGACAGGCACTGTCCTGCTGGGCTTGACGCTGGCCGCCTATGCGATGGCCATGACGCTTGGCCGGGGTAATTTCGGCGTGCTCAATGTCGGCCTGCTGGCTGTCACCGCCCTCGGCATCGTGCTGTTCGCTGTCGCACAGAGGAGCGTGAAGAACCCTCTGGTCCAGCTTGCCGGCTTCCGGGATCTGCGGCTCAGCGCCAGCCTGGCCATGGGCTTCATCGTCGCCACGGTGATGATGGCGACCCTGGTCGTCGGCCCGTTCTATCTGTCGCGGGGGCTGGGACTCGATGCCGCGACGGTCGGCGTGGTGCTGTCGACCGGGCCGCTCGTCTCGACCCTGTCGGCGCTGCTGGCCGGGCGCCTTTCGGATCGGCTTGGCGCCCACAGGATGATGGTCGCCGGCCTGATCAGCCTCGCCACGGGTACAGCCCTTCTGTCGCTCGCCATGACGACGCTCGGCATTGCCAGCTATGTCGGTCCGATCACCGTCACCTGCTTCGGCTACGCCCTGTTCCAGACATCCAACAACGCGGCTGTCATGAGCGGTGTCGGCGCCGGCGAGCGTGGTGTCATATCGGGGTTGCTCAACCTGTCGCGCAATCTAGGCCTCATCACCGGCGCTTCCCTGATGGGCGCAATATTCGCGGTCGCATCGGCCGGTGCTCGGCACGGAACAGGTCAGGACGTGGTGAATTCCGCCTCGGCCGCCCGGGGAATGCAGGTCACCTTCGAGACGGCAACCGCCCTGGCGCTGGCTGCACTGTTGCTTGCGCTCTTATCGTTGCGCATTTCCGGCCGTCCGCAGCCCGGGATTGCGTGA
- a CDS encoding MaoC family dehydratase has product MTEVRPKTPPTYEQLRTMSGQELGVSEWTTVDQNRINQFAECTGDHQWIHVDPERARRQSPFRTTIAHGYLTLSIVGALALGMGIVPENTQAAFNYGFDKVRFLAPVKVGARIRLRTTLLSMEDRGPGQYLMKAANTVEIEGEEKPALTAETLVMLYERRKRAGA; this is encoded by the coding sequence ATGACTGAAGTACGGCCTAAAACGCCGCCAACCTACGAGCAGTTGAGGACGATGTCCGGCCAGGAGCTCGGCGTCTCGGAATGGACCACGGTCGACCAGAACCGTATCAACCAGTTCGCCGAATGCACCGGCGACCATCAATGGATTCATGTCGACCCCGAACGGGCGCGGCGGCAGAGCCCGTTTCGCACGACGATCGCGCATGGCTATCTGACGCTGTCGATCGTCGGCGCGCTGGCGCTCGGCATGGGCATCGTGCCGGAAAATACGCAGGCCGCCTTCAATTACGGCTTCGACAAGGTGCGCTTCCTGGCACCGGTCAAGGTCGGTGCGCGCATCCGGCTGCGCACCACGCTGCTTTCCATGGAAGACAGAGGGCCTGGCCAGTACCTGATGAAGGCCGCCAACACCGTCGAGATCGAGGGTGAGGAGAAGCCCGCCTTGACGGCGGAGACGCTGGTCATGCTCTATGAGCGCCGTAAACGGGCAGGGGCCTGA
- a CDS encoding phasin family protein: MAKQPESDSFMDMFGRFGRDLKVPNVDVEAILAHHRKNLEALEKSARVSAAGASSLLSRQREMLQDTLREVADMAQSYRAPGNPQELIARQTEFAKKSFEAALKNAGEVAELARESGTESIDILRARIKEAMEEIRAGYGQK, from the coding sequence ATGGCAAAGCAACCGGAATCCGATTCCTTCATGGACATGTTCGGCAGATTCGGCCGTGACCTGAAGGTGCCCAATGTCGATGTCGAGGCGATCCTCGCCCATCACCGCAAGAACCTCGAAGCCTTGGAGAAATCGGCGCGCGTCAGTGCCGCCGGAGCGTCCTCGCTGCTGTCAAGACAACGCGAGATGCTGCAGGACACGCTGCGCGAGGTTGCCGACATGGCGCAGAGCTACCGGGCGCCGGGGAACCCCCAGGAACTCATCGCCAGGCAGACGGAGTTCGCCAAGAAATCCTTCGAGGCCGCCCTGAAAAATGCCGGTGAAGTGGCCGAATTGGCGAGGGAATCGGGCACCGAATCGATCGATATCCTACGTGCGCGCATCAAGGAGGCGATGGAGGAAATCCGCGCCGGCTATGGGCAGAAGTAA
- a CDS encoding DUF445 domain-containing protein, translating into MSQSAQSLAPVRFDTDAAAKLSALRRTKFIATAALALCVLVFALAKSFQGTYPWLGFVAAFAEAATIGGLADWYAVVALFRRPLGLPIPHTAIIPENQNRIADNLGRFIEVNFLAPEPVREKLAEVDFSALVADWLADAERAAGLSRFVVRLVPQTLAAVEQSGLRGFVTSRMLEQIEKVPLAPLAAELLSALTDDRRHQKLFDEFIKVIGRFLNDEQALATMREKIREELPSLFNLFRADAYLLKKIVASAGSLLDEVRADPNHPMRAEFDRFAQGFVERLRTSKQYARRAEKMKHDFLARPEVRALAGDMWESLSLFIEQDAKAPNSVIRAHLANMFVEVGRHLAGDAQIRADMNQGFVVALASFVESQKSGVSKFIADQVKRWDLAQLTRLIEMNIGRDLQYIRFNGMIIGGLAGIVLYTIELLLPVN; encoded by the coding sequence ATGTCTCAATCGGCCCAGTCCCTGGCGCCCGTCCGTTTCGACACCGACGCGGCCGCCAAACTCTCCGCGCTGCGGCGAACCAAATTCATCGCCACGGCCGCTCTGGCGCTTTGCGTGCTGGTGTTTGCGCTGGCCAAGTCGTTCCAGGGCACCTATCCGTGGCTGGGGTTCGTCGCTGCCTTCGCCGAGGCGGCGACCATTGGCGGCCTCGCCGACTGGTACGCGGTGGTGGCGCTGTTCAGGCGGCCGCTCGGGCTGCCGATCCCGCACACCGCCATCATTCCGGAAAACCAGAACCGCATCGCCGATAATCTCGGCCGCTTCATCGAGGTCAACTTCCTGGCGCCGGAACCGGTGCGGGAAAAGCTGGCCGAGGTCGATTTTTCAGCGCTGGTCGCCGACTGGCTGGCCGACGCCGAGCGCGCCGCCGGCCTGTCGCGCTTCGTCGTGCGGCTGGTGCCGCAGACGCTTGCCGCCGTCGAGCAATCCGGATTGCGCGGCTTCGTCACCAGCCGCATGCTCGAGCAGATCGAAAAGGTGCCGTTGGCGCCACTGGCCGCCGAACTGTTGTCGGCACTCACCGATGACCGCCGACACCAGAAGCTGTTCGACGAATTCATCAAGGTGATCGGCCGTTTCCTCAACGATGAGCAGGCGCTGGCGACGATGCGCGAGAAGATCCGCGAGGAACTGCCATCGCTGTTCAACCTGTTCAGGGCCGACGCCTATCTGCTGAAGAAGATCGTCGCCTCCGCGGGCTCCCTGCTCGACGAGGTCCGGGCCGATCCCAACCATCCGATGCGCGCCGAGTTCGACAGATTCGCGCAAGGCTTCGTCGAGCGGCTGCGGACGTCGAAGCAGTATGCCAGGCGTGCCGAGAAGATGAAGCACGATTTCCTCGCCAGACCGGAAGTCAGGGCGCTGGCCGGCGATATGTGGGAGAGCCTCAGCCTGTTCATCGAACAGGACGCCAAGGCGCCGAATTCGGTGATCCGCGCGCATCTCGCCAACATGTTCGTCGAGGTCGGGCGGCACCTTGCCGGCGATGCGCAGATCCGGGCCGACATGAACCAGGGGTTCGTCGTGGCGCTGGCCTCCTTCGTCGAGAGCCAGAAGAGCGGCGTGTCGAAATTCATCGCCGATCAGGTCAAGCGCTGGGACCTGGCGCAACTGACGCGGCTGATCGAGATGAACATCGGCAGGGACCTGCAATATATCCGCTTTAACGGCATGATCATCGGCGGACTGGCGGGCATCGTGCTCTACACGATCGAGCTGCTGCTCCCGGTCAATTGA
- the rirA gene encoding iron-responsive transcriptional regulator RirA, which produces MRLTRQTNYAMRILMYCAANNDRLSRIPEIAAAYSVSELFLFKILQPLVENGLVETVRGRNGGVRLGRAAEAISLFDVVRVTEESFAMAECFENDAAECPLVDSCALNSALREALNAFFAVLARYTIADLVAARPNVRNLLGIDMLERRAPAA; this is translated from the coding sequence ATGCGGCTAACGCGCCAAACCAACTATGCCATGCGCATCCTGATGTACTGTGCCGCCAACAATGACCGGTTGAGCCGCATTCCAGAGATCGCGGCCGCCTATTCCGTATCGGAGCTTTTCCTTTTCAAGATCCTGCAGCCACTGGTCGAGAACGGCCTTGTCGAGACCGTGCGCGGCAGGAATGGCGGCGTCCGGCTTGGCCGCGCAGCCGAGGCGATCAGCCTGTTCGACGTCGTGCGCGTCACCGAGGAAAGCTTCGCCATGGCCGAATGTTTCGAGAACGATGCCGCCGAATGCCCGCTGGTCGACAGTTGCGCGCTGAATTCGGCGCTGCGCGAGGCGCTCAACGCCTTCTTCGCCGTGCTGGCCCGCTACACGATCGCCGACCTCGTGGCGGCGCGGCCGAATGTGCGCAACCTGCTCGGCATCGACATGCTGGAGCGCCGCGCGCCGGCCGCGTAG
- a CDS encoding TonB-dependent receptor domain-containing protein, whose amino-acid sequence MDGFELESVYDAAWGYAGLSASFVDGHTISYMGAEADLATIPSSQVTAQLGLRFLEDKLTVGGEVQYNGKPKGNVVARDYTPVNAFVSYQATDALKVDFRADNLFDVKYANPLNGSTTAAVYEPGITLKLAATMRFGG is encoded by the coding sequence ATCGACGGCTTCGAACTGGAAAGTGTCTATGACGCGGCCTGGGGCTATGCCGGGCTCTCGGCATCGTTCGTCGATGGTCACACCATATCCTACATGGGCGCCGAGGCCGATCTTGCGACGATCCCGTCCTCGCAGGTGACAGCCCAGCTAGGGCTGCGCTTCCTCGAGGACAAGCTCACCGTCGGCGGCGAAGTGCAGTACAATGGCAAGCCGAAGGGCAATGTGGTGGCCAGGGATTATACGCCGGTCAATGCCTTCGTCAGCTATCAGGCGACCGACGCTCTGAAGGTCGATTTCCGCGCCGACAATCTGTTCGACGTCAAATACGCCAACCCGCTGAACGGCAGCACGACAGCCGCGGTCTATGAACCGGGCATCACGCTGAAGCTGGCCGCAACGATGCGGTTCGGTGGTTGA